The Chionomys nivalis chromosome 1, mChiNiv1.1, whole genome shotgun sequence sequence tcaggacctttggaagagcaatgctcttaacctctgagccatctctccagcccctcttttcttttcttttctaaacaagAATATGTggtatgctgggtggtggtagcgcatgtctttaatcccagcacttgagaagcagagacaggtggatctctgtgagttaaaggccagcgtggactacagaaagagttccaggacaaccagagctgctacacagaaatcctgtcttgaacccccaCCCAAAAAGTGGCATTTATCTTTCTTTGCTTGAGTTATCTCATTTCATATCTCACCCTTCATGCTGTCACATATTGTCAAAACGATAGCAGTCCCTTCTTTGTAAAGACTCAGTCACCTGCATGCACCCACCACATTCTCTTTACCTGTGGACCCGGAAATGGATACTCAGGCTGACTGTACTGCCCTATTGTGCACAAGGCTGTAAAGAGCGTGGGAGTCCAGCTTTCTCTATGCTGCTGACTTCAGCTCTGACTGGGTCATATGGTGATTTCAGTTCTAATATCTTGAAGTGCCTCCATGTTGCTTTTCATAATGGCTTACTAATTTGCATTCACTGCAATCATCAACATAGCCTGTCTGTTAACAGCCATCCCAAGAGGAATGAGCTGACattctctgtggttttatttgcattttccagATGATTAGAGGCAACTTCCGGTTCTTCAGCTCAGATATAGATCTGAACACAATTTGTCATCTCTATGATAGATATAGACAGCACAGGGTGACACAGAGCACCCAGAACCACGGCAAGAGCCCCGAGAACAGCAGCTGGTGCAGACGTCATAGGAATCTGTGCAGAGGTTCTGTAAAAACAGAACTATTACATGAGGTGGATATGGTGGCTCAGGACTGTGATCCCAGACTCGGGAAGTTGAGACAAGAGAACTATGAATTTATTATTAGCCTGAGTTATGTAGTAAGTTCAAGCACAACCTGGGCTATGTaccaaaaccctgtctctaaaacaaacacagcaacaacaacaacatgtaATTCAGCTAAGTCATTCAAAGTTTACCCTAGAAGGAAGTCAAGCACCTAAAGTCAGCACCCCACAGAGATTCCTGTCATCCACGAGTCCTGCACCCCACAGAGATCCCTGTCATCTGTGTGTCCTGCACCCCACAGAGACCCCTGTCATCTACATGTCCTGCACCCCACAGAGACCCGTCATCCACGTGTCCTGCAGTACCCAGAGACCCTTGTCACCCACGTGTCCTGCACCCCACAGAGATCTCTAAACATCTATGTGTTGCAGAGATCCCTGTCACTCATGCGCACTGCAGTAGAGACCCGCCATCTACCTGTACTGCTGCACTAGACCCACAACAGTCAAAATGCAGAACCAGTCGAGGTGCCGTCAGCAGATGAGTGGAAAGAAAAGACGGTCTGTAAACACACTGCAGTTCTCTGCGGTCATAAGGCAGAACAAGTCATGCCATTTGTAGGGAAAAATATCCAAGTAAAGACTGTTAAATGAGATGATGTAGAACACGAAAGACATATTTCGCGGTTTCTGTACAGTGAggaatatacattaaaaaattgaAGTAAATAATTTGCTGTTGCTATCACACATTTTCTACTGATTTTTGACTGTTTCTAATGGTTGCATGAGGAAATGTTAATCTAATAACCAGAAAACATTTGCATACCTGTTtgtaaacatatatagatctctacacatgtatatgtataaaataactCTAATACAAAGCAGCAGGACAGAGTCCttgattctgtttttctttctaaaacaaaacattttccatgggaaaaaaatactagaaatgaaagtagaaaggggactttttgggggaggggagaaaagggggagcGAGAGAGGATactagaagggaaaagagaaagataaatatctTATATTCTCTTCCGTATGTGTAGCCTAGAtcaaaacccacacacacacgacacacacacccacacccacacaccccacacacacgtCCACCATGACAAACAGAATGGACTTTGGAGAAAAGAAGCTGGCTGGTGACAGAGAGGACAGGAGACTAAGATGGGAGGCGAATATGAGCAAAAGATGTGCTATCCAAGTATGGAAATGCCACAGTGAACGCCTATGATATTGTGTGCTCGCTACATGTGATGAAAAGCAAAGAAGACCACCTGTGCTGGCCGGCTAACTTCATGTCAACCTGACAGaggctggagtcatctgagaggagggagcctcaattgagaacaTGCCTCCAGAACATCAGGCTGCAGTGAACCTGtcgggcattttcttaatcagtgactgATGGGGAGGGCCCTGTTCATGGAGGACGacggtgccatctctgggctggcaCCCTGGGGTCAACAGAGcccaagctgagcaagccagtaagcagtaccctccatgggctctgcatcagctcctgcctccagctcctcccctgcttcctgccctcactgctttgaATGATGAACCGTTATATGGAACTCTGAGTGAAATGATCCCTtcttcccccaagttgctttagttATGGTGTCTTATTACAGTAATAGTAAACGTAACTAAGACACCATCAGCAGAGCGCTTGAATGAAAACGTGCGAGTCCTTGTGGGGTGCCACTACCACCAAACACGGCTTCGCGAGCATCACTCTATGGCCTCTCTAACTTAATTGAATTGCCACCAAAGTTGCCTAATAAATAAGTAATAGAAATTTATCCCATAAATAGGAGACTTTTAATTAGATACTGAGATAAGCCACTTGGTAAACGAATTCCAATTTAAGTGTTTTAGAAAGCTGATTTAGAACAAAGGACACCCAAGCCACTGCAGTGTCGGAGGGAGGACAGCGGATGAGTACCGTGTACAGTGGAGTTCCCAGAAGAAGCCATGAGCACACTAAAGGCCACCTGTAAGGCTGATGACCGAGTAgaagggttctcaaccttcctaacactgcaaccctCTAACACACTTCCTCAGGTTGTGAtgatccccaaccataacattattttggttgttacttcataactgtaattttgttctgctataaattgtaatataaacaTCTGTGTTATCCgctggtcttaggtgacctctgtgaaagggctGTTCGACCCCAAAGGAGGtcaccacccacaggttgagaaccactggattagAACTTATGGATTGCAGAATCCTGGGAAGTTACAGACCCAGCGCCACAGTCATCCCGAGGTCTTTAGTTTCTTCAGTCATCCATTGCCCTACGCTGGGGTCTGACCTAATCTCCAACTATCAGACAAAACCTCTGAAAGGcacttttcttttataaacatttatttttagttgtgtgtgtgtttgtctgtctgggggtggggtggggtatgtGCACTTGAGTGCAATGCCTACCCTGCCAAAGGCTATTGGCtcttttggagctggagttataggcagctgcaagtgctgggaactgaactctagtcctctggaaAGGCAAACACTaccaaccactgagtcatctctccaaccctagaatgcattctttctttaatttcttccaaaaTTGATTCACATCCTGCTTAGGAGGCTAGAGCTGTAACTGCTACCAAGCCCGTGACACACATTTCCAGGAAGAGATGAAAAGGGGTAAGATACAGACACAGTAATGTTCTGCACCCTACCTGAATGTTGTCAAACttgaggccaggcatggtgaggTTCTCCTTGTCTATGAACACGGTGCCATACTGCTGGGTCGCCACCTTCATCAGGACCTCTCTGGTCTCCAGGCTGGGGAGCCATGCATCATTTCTCCGGTCCATCTCACTCATGCTCAGGGCTGTGGCGAAGGGGTCATCATTGCCGGCAAACACAGCCTGGATCTGTGAGAATGGCTTTGGAGACTCAGACTCCAGAGGTGCCGGGGAAACACCTGATTCCGATCTTTCCACCCTCGTAGAGTAAGAGGGGCTGGTGGATTCTGGCGACTTTTCTCCCACAGGGGCAGCGAGTGAAGATAGCCTTTCTGGAACTGGGGAGCCTGCGTTGGGATTACTGACCGAAATGAAAGTAGAAGTTGTGAAGGAGTCAAAGAAGTCAGAGGCCAAGGAATTGGAGCTCACACCATCTCCAAAAAATGTACTCAGGCTGGGACTGGGCTGGACCATCGGAGGAGGGGTCTTGGCTGATGTCTCACTGGCGCTACTGAAACTTGGAGATTTCACCATCTGGGATTCGAAGCCATCCTGCAGAAACAAGTGCGGCTGGGAGGGAGTGGAGGTGGCCTGGCTGAAGATGGTGCAGACAGGTACGGGCTCGTCTTTGGAGGAGGACAGACTGGATGATGCTTCTGAGATCTGCTCCTCTGGGTGAGCTTGGCCATCCCTGGGCCCTACATCCTCCCTGCCAGCGTTCTCCAGCGCAGGCATGCTCGGCACATCTTCCCGCATTGAGTCTTCTTTCAGAGATGCTCTGCTATCGGGTGTCATGTCTGAAACGTCTCTGGGTGTATCATCTCCATCGGTTTCACTGCCATTGCTCAGAGTGTCCACCCCTTCTCTGTCTGTGGCGTTGGGCAGCCTGCCATCAGTGGCGCCTCCTGGGGGCTCGGCAACATCCTGCAGACAGCCAAGGTCACTCACGTCACCCTCACTGTTGTTGGGAGAGTCGGAGATGAGCACGCTCTCCATCATGTGCTCGTTCAGCTTATCTACGAAGCGGCGAGAGTCTTCGGACAAGGGCTCCTTTTCGTCGGATCCAGACTCGTCTCCACCGAGATCAATGGTCTCCTCGTGATACAGCAGCTGGCCCTCCTCCCCAGACGCTGCCCCAGGGATAGGTTCAGGCCCTGCCTGGGCTGGAGGAGATGCCTCACTTGGGCTCTGTTCATCATCTTTAGCTTTTTCCATGTTGCCTGAAAATAGAGGCAGTTACAAATCGCATCATTGTCTATTTCTAGTGTTGGCAagtaacttcttctttttttttttctgagaaaggatCTCACATAACCTgggtggacttgaactcacaacctctgCGGTTCTGAGATGAAAGGTTGTGCTACCTATATCTTGTTGCTCAGTGGAACAAAGGTTTTAATGGTTTCACatccaaataatataaaattagaaatttctCGTTTTCTAGTTTACTTATTTTGAAGTGATAAAATACAAATTCACTGCTCAGCATTTTTAAGTGTGCGcattctcattgttgtctaatcAGCTGCTAGGATTTTGATCATCttgcaaaacaaaaattctaTACCCATTAAATCTAccctgtaagcagagactgttcGTTCATTCCCATTCacccagaccaaaataatcatgcaaaaaccatattaattacaacaccgttTGGCCAATGTGTCAGgcgtatttttagctagctcttacatcttaaattcacccatttctattattttatattttaccaggaggctcgtggtttgtttcctcttcttgggcagctccatggcaactgtctccttcagcagctacaaggcatctgtttgactctgcctactctttctgtatatctctgttaggatttcccacctggctttactctgctaagtcactggccaaaacacctttattcattaaccagtaaagcaacacatatacagaagaacatcacATACCACTACCCAACCCCCTACTCACACATGGACAATCACCATCCTACTCCTGTTGCTTTTAAATTTCTAGGAAGCACATTTAGACTCATAAAGCACTCATCCACTGTAATATATAGTTACCAGTGCTCAAGTGCTGTCTGCCCTGACTGTGGGATACACACCCCTGCCCCCTCAGGCCCAACCATGTCTACTTCATAGTGTCCTCCAAGAGCCCTTGCCTACGTACAGGCTGAGAACAATAACACATCTTGACGGTAAAAACATGCTCTTAGACAGAAGGTAACCATTGACAAGAGACACTGTGAGACTCATTCATGAAGGACGGCTCTGCCCTGCCCAGGACCCTCCATCCAGGACTCCAGCATGACTGCCGCTTCCCCAGCAGATTCTGCAGGATGTCGTGAGTACTAATTTAATGTCCTTTGTTCACACTCGGACTCcttcagtcttctctggtggatgtTGTGGGCTCTGACTGGATGAGGTTTGCTGCCTGCTTGTTCTTCTGTCTGCTGCAGACTGTTTGCTCTCTTGCTTGCTAATGCTTACCCATTTGAACTGGGATCATGGCTATCATAGATCATTCTCTACACTGTACCAAACATCCATGCTGCAGCATGTATGGGCCTTCCTTCCCTTTAACAGGTGACTAACATGTACTGCAGGCATGTGGCAGTTTGTTTATCCATTTACCCATTACCAGATACTTGGGTTCCTTCTAGCCTCTAGGGACTGGGCACACTGCTGCCGTAAACAGgatatgtgaatgtatatatcTTTGAGATTCTAATTTCAGTTCTTTGGTATATCCTGTTCTAATGGGCAGAGATGGAAGTGCTAGATCATAAGGTAATCATGTTTTTGTTCGTgtttttgctttctgagacagagtttttctatgtagccctggctatccttgaactcactcggtagaccaggctggccttaaactcagagatctgctagtttctgcctccagagtgttggcattaaagacatatgccaccaccgaCTGACAGTAATCACCTTATTATTTTAACAAGGAACTAGTTTTTCCAGTTCAGTGGAAGCCCTTTCCGTTCCCTGCAACAGTGCACATATACCCAATTTCACTACATAATGGCTggctgatatttttctttttacttagctTCCtgcccccagacagggtttctctgtgtaacagtcttacctgtcctgaacttgctttgtagaccaaggtggcctctagcttacagagatctgcctgcctctggtgccccccccccaagtgtgTGCCACAATGCTCGGCTTTACTTAGCTTTTTATTATGTACgagaatttgtttttataaatcaaGAACTTAGGTAACCTAagccggccttgaactcctgatcctcctgcctccacatcccaaaGGCTGGTACAGGTGCAGCACCAACACCCCATCCTactgtatttactcatttatgtATGTACAGTCAGAAGACAATTATCTGAAATCAGTGCTCTCTTCCCAccactgtttctttctcctttcttccttttcttttggagaTGTGGGGGTCCCCCTActtagcccaggttgacctcaaacttgcagtcTTCCTGTCTCAATCTTCCGAACGCTGGGCTTACAGGCACGAAACACTTTGCCCAGCCAACACGACTCACTCTTCACTGCTCAGGTTAAGCCCGTCTCTAAGGCCCCTCGCGTTTGGCTCACCGCGGTATTTTAAGTGTGGTGATATGAGACACCGAGGAGGGCAGGAGCAGAAGTTGGGGTAAACAAAACCGTACCATGAGCAATGGTGATGTAACACGGGTTTCTACTATACATGCACATGAACCTCGCTCTGTACACGAGAAACTGGAGGCCTGGAGGGCGTGTACCTTGTCCAAAACCACAGTGGGCACAGAATTGGCTAAAGTCAACAGGCAATCCCTGCTGGGGCTGCCACACAAGACTGGCGGGTCCCAACCCGGCGCGGGAGAAGGCGGTGACTACACGCGGAAGGTCGAGGGCCCCGGCGACCCCTCCTGACTGCGGCCCACTCCTCACCTGCCACCCGCTCCCGGGGGCGGATCCCACTCGGGTGAAAAGGATCCGAAGAGAGGACTGGAGACCGGAAGCCGACTCAAGATCCAAGCGCCCATGAACTTGTGCGCCTGCGCGTGCCGGCTAGTTAAAGCCCGACTTCCGCATAGGCTCAGTTCGGGAGCGCCCACTGGAAGCCGGAAGCCAGGCACATTTCCGGTCCATGAGCGGTGGGCGGGACCTAAGGCCCCAAACGTTTGGAGAGCGAGAAGGGTGGGCCCAGTGATTAAAGGAAATCTGTCCTTGGGGCTGCCGCCAACCAAGGATGATTTTCCTTAGGACCTTGTCTTTGCGCCTGCTGTTTTTCCACTTCCCCACCTGTGCCTGTGGCAGTGTGTGCTAACGTCCATAAAGATGGGAGGAGTAGGGACAGCCATGAGTCAGCCCTGCCTGCTTGAGTGGGTTGGCTGAGTGTGGTTCTAGAGTCAAGGACTCCGCTTTCTTGATTTCTAGTGTTATCTCAGAAAAAGGTTGTGACAGTGTGAAAACACAGCTCTCATCTCAAAGGGGATTATGGGCTTATTCTGGAGCCAGTGATGAGTGACAGGTGGGAACATAGATTCAGGTTACCTTGATTAAATTCTGCTGTCTTACATGGTAACAATTGGATGGACTTTGACAGTAAGAATAAGAAGTAAATCTAAATCTATACACTTTTCAAGCATGCTTTGGAAGCATTGGGTAGCTGGGTTACAGCCAAGCGGCGAACCCTCTGCTATAACTGTTTGATGACATTTGTCGCTTTGCGATTGGTGGAAGATAGTGGCCAGAGATTTCCCCCGAAAGTCACGATGTTGGACACAGAGGTGACCAGTGGATGACTGCTAAGGGAACTAATGGTAGTGTCATATAAACCGCTGTCATGAAGGTCAGTCCGAGATATTGGGAAAAGTCACAGACACAGAAGGAATGTGTGTGAATCCAGAACTCCATAGAGCCAGTCCAGTGGATTTCCTGGGATGCATTCTTATCTTCCAGTACTCTGCATGCCAGAACAGGACTTAAGAGCTTCTGTCTCTGGGAGCTCTGGGCAGTATAGATCATGGCGCAGTTGTGTCGCTGTGCAGGACTGGTCCCTCATGGGAAATGGACACAGCTGCCCTTCACGGCTCCCGTACACCGCTGTCGTCTTGACTCAAGATTgtagcatctttttttttgttttgttttgtttttcgagacagggtttctctgtagctttggagcctgtccttgaactagctcttgtagaccaggctggcctcaaactcagagatccaccagcctctgcctcccaagtgctgggattgaaggcgtgcgccaccaccacccggcaacctTGCAGCATCTTATCTTTAAACGGACGTTTAAGAGTGTGCCGCTGAGGCTGGAGCAAAGGCTGCTGGCAGTGGTCTGGTGCTCAGGACCATGTTTAGAGTTAAGCATTGCCAACCATAATGCCCAATTTAGCTGCTCTCTTTAGGACGTGGGCCGCGGAAGCTCCAGGGAGCAGGTCGGGAACGCTAGAGCGCAGCCCTGGTGGCCGCCCGTCCCGCAGCATTTGCTCCCTGTCCCGCCCTCCGACCCAGGAGCCCCCGCGGCTCCTAGCCCGCCTGAGGATCCAAATGAGCATGCGCACGAGAAAAGCGCCTTCGCCATTGGTCACCGGGGAGGAGCGTATTGACGACGCCacgaagaaaacaggaagtgagcCATCAGGGAGCCGGCCCGGGGCGTGGAGTCTCTTTTTCTCGGCggggaatgaatgaatggattctGGCCGTTCGCCGGTGAGGCCGGACTCGGGCGCTGAGGCGTGAGTGGAAGGGCGAGCCGTGTGTCATGGAAGACGACGCGCCGGTAATCTACGGCCTGGAGTTTCAGGTGGGCCTGGAGGAGACCGGAGGTCGGTGCTGCCAGTGGCTGACCCGCACCTGCGAGCGTGCTCACACTGACGGCGAGGATTCTGGGCTTCCCGGGCAGGGTTTAGGGAGAAGGGACCTGCTTGGAGGGTGGCCGAGTAAGGCCGAGGGCCGGCATGGACTCCAGAGGGCGAGCGCTCGGCCCGCAGGTGTCTTAAACACACTCGCACTGCGGGCGTCTTGAGCAATTCTGAGCACTGACTTGTGTGCTGGATACTGCTCTATACACGACCGACAAGGAGGGGCTTCGGGGGGGGGAGTGCTGGGTGAGTGTTATTAAACATTTTGCTCACTCAGGTTGGGAacatatttgcttttttttttccccctccaatAGCCGTTGAATTCTATTTGTTTACCCCCCCCCCTTACTCTTATTCGTGATGTGTGCAGTTTAGGTTACTTATTGGAGTGAGTAGTGGAATGGGGTTACTGTCTCCCAGTTTATTTCACGGGTGGCTGTGATGATTGCTAAGTGAGATAGCCCCAGCAGTTAGTGTTAGCCTCTAGGCTCAAAGTTCGCACGCAAGCTTGACCTAACTGAGaaagcgcgcgcacacacacgttcGATGAACGGTGTTCAGATTGCTCCGTACTACTCACACTGAGTAGGAAACAGTAAACGCCGAGGAATGCCTGTCTGCTGTATGAATACAGGAATAGTGGAAGAGAACAGGAGGATGTTGACTTAAAATCTGCACGAAGCGACACACATTAAATCGCAAAGCCAGAGTGCAGCAGTCTTGTGCTAGGGAGGGTTGAAGGGTTATCACTGTTGGGAGGAGTCGGGGGATGCTACTGGGCCTGTGCCGGAGTCAGCCTGCTGCTTCCTGAGGAAGCCTTGTGCTTGGGATCATCTACAGATATGTGcttttcagagtttttttttttagattcgcttatttttactttatgcataCAAGTGTTttccatgcatgcatgtatgtgccccACACGTGTGCCTACTTGGaattgagttacagatggtcctGAGCCACCTGAGATGGGTACAGCTGttagctgctgagctgtcttcccagcaccttctttacttttatttctttggttagt is a genomic window containing:
- the Trappc12 gene encoding trafficking protein particle complex subunit 12, with protein sequence MEKAKDDEQSPSEASPPAQAGPEPIPGAASGEEGQLLYHEETIDLGGDESGSDEKEPLSEDSRRFVDKLNEHMMESVLISDSPNNSEGDVSDLGCLQDVAEPPGGATDGRLPNATDREGVDTLSNGSETDGDDTPRDVSDMTPDSRASLKEDSMREDVPSMPALENAGREDVGPRDGQAHPEEQISEASSSLSSSKDEPVPVCTIFSQATSTPSQPHLFLQDGFESQMVKSPSFSSASETSAKTPPPMVQPSPSLSTFFGDGVSSNSLASDFFDSFTTSTFISVSNPNAGSPVPERLSSLAAPVGEKSPESTSPSYSTRVERSESGVSPAPLESESPKPFSQIQAVFAGNDDPFATALSMSEMDRRNDAWLPSLETREVLMKVATQQYGTVFIDKENLTMPGLKFDNIQGDAVKDLMLRFLGEKAAARRQVLTASSVEQSFVGLKQLISCRNWRAAVDLCGRLLTAHGQGYGKSGLPTSHTTDSLQLWFVRLALLVKLGLFQNAAIEFEPFGTLDQPDLYYEYYPHVYPGRRGSMVPFSMRILHAELQQYLENPQESLDRLHRVKMVCSKILANLEQGLAEDGGLSNVSQESRQASVQLWRSRLGRVLYSMANCLLLMKDYVLAVDAYRAVIKYYPEQEPQLLSGIGRILLQIGDIKTAEKYFQDVEKVTQKLDGLQGKIMVLMNRAFLYLGQNNFAEAHKFFTEILKMDPTNAVANNNAAVCLLYLGKLKDSLRQLEAMVQQDPKHYLHESVLFNLTTMYELESSRSMQKKQSLLEAVASKEGDSFNTQCLKLA